One window of the Camelina sativa cultivar DH55 chromosome 1, Cs, whole genome shotgun sequence genome contains the following:
- the LOC104790646 gene encoding agamous-like MADS-box protein AGL97, which translates to MGGVKRKIPIEMIGKKDSRAVAFSKRTKGLYSEAAEICLHADAQIAILATPVSSNSNVSFYSFGHSSVDNVVAAFLANKRPREDLGLGLGFWWEDERLAKSEDPEELRDAMNSMSKMLQYLKELRRDCEDVEKKGLVDKTHQNHTLNPESCCDNKNNYALLGNVEDGCNQELLDIDQIINFESTSSSVNSELENISMVTPNQNSFSDSKAIVDEELVVHTDLYDDIIHLSNLDEDVMLPISDNNNNNNNNNVLSENFDEFIQELDLDQIFDFETNYMQSLEMDGVSMVTTNSETVGHGGLLTHIDLDEDNLCFSDYFNELTSPDPI; encoded by the coding sequence ATGGGTGGCGTAAAGAGAAAGATTCCGATAGAGATGATAGGGAAAAAAGATTCACGCGCAGTAGCATTCTCCAAACGCACAAAAGGTCTTTATAGTGAAGCGGCTGAGATTTGCCTGCACGCCGATGCACAAATTGCGATCTTGGCAACTCCCGTTTCTTCCAATTCCAATGTTTCTTTCTACAGCTTTGGTCATTCATCCGTGGATAACGTTGTTGCCGCATTCCTCGCTAACAAGCGTCCTCGGGAAGatctagggttagggttagggttctGGTGGGAGGATGAGAGGCTTGCAAAATCAGAGGATCCGGAGGAACTGAGAGACGCGATGAACTCAATGTCGAAGATGTTGCAATATCTGAAAGAGTTGCGACGAGATTGTGAGGAcgtggagaagaagggtttagtagacaaaactcatcaaaaccATACTCTTAATCCTGAATCTTGTTGCGACAACAAGAACAACTATGCTTTGCTTGGAAACGTGGAGGATGGATGCAATCAAGAGTTGTTGGACATTGATCAAATCATTAATTTTGAGTCGACAAGTTCATCAGTGAATTCAGAGTTGGAAAACATCTCGATGGTGACACCAAATCAAAACTCGTTCTCTGACTCTAAAGCTATTGTAGATGAAGAATTGGTGGTTCACACTGATTTGTATGATGATATTATCCACTTGTCCAATTTAGATGAAGATGTGATGCTACCGATttctgacaacaacaacaacaacaacaacaacaatgttttATCTGAAAACTTTGATGAATTCATTCAAGAGCTGGATCTTGATCAGATCTTTGATTTTGAGACAAATTATATGCAGAGCTTGGAGATGGATGGTGTCTCGATGGTGACTACGAATTCTGAAACAGTTGGACATGGAGGATTACTGACTCACATAGATTTGGATGAGGATAATCTATGCTTTTCTGATTATTTCAATGAATTAACCTCCCCTGATCCAATCTGA
- the LOC104790654 gene encoding UPF0548 protein At2g17695 isoform X2, whose amino-acid sequence MVFLSWGRPSSEQQQQVLNKTGTFNYDNKYRGASSKSIAKLKEDSEIDKDGFLINHARVLVGSGKESYEKGKKALQTWKHFGMGWTFVDPATPVETGKKFCICVKEVLPWVMLPLQVVYVDESRKSRKGPAHFGYGSGTLQGHLLAGEERFSIELDGNGQVWYEITSFSKPAHFLSFLGYPYVKLRQKHFARHSSEAVLKHLNAS is encoded by the exons ATGGTGTTCTTAAGTTGGGGTCGTCCATCTTCagagcagcagcaacaagttCTCAACAA AACAGGAACCTTCAATTATGACAACAAGTACAGAGGAGCTTCGTCTAAATCTATAGCTAAACTTAAGGAAGACTCAGAGATTGATAAAGATGGATTCTTGATCAATCATGCTCGTGTTTTAGTCGGTTCTGGTAAAGAGAGTTATGAGAAGGGGAAAAAAGCTCTCCAGACTTGGAA GCATTTTGGTATGGGTTGGACATTTGTTGATCCTGCAACTCCAGTTGAAACCGGTAAGAAGTTTTGCATCTGTGTGAAAGAAGTACTTCCATGGGTGATGCTTCCTCTTCAAGTTGTTTATGTCGATGAAAGCCGGAAATCAAGAAAAGGCCCTGCGCATTTCGGTTACGGGAGCGGCACTCTTCAGGGACATTTACTGGCTGGAGAAGAACGGTTTTCAATAGAGCTTGACGGTAATGGTCAAGTTTGGTATGAGATAACGTCCTTCTCTAAGCCAGCTCATTTCTTGTCGTTCCTTGGATATCCTTAT GTGAAGCTAAGGCAGAAGCACTTTGCTCGTCATTCTTCTGAAGCAGTGCTCAAACATCTCAATGCTTCGTGA
- the LOC104790654 gene encoding UPF0548 protein At2g17695 isoform X1, producing MVFLSWGRPSSEQQQQVLNKTGTFNYDNKYRGASSKSIAKLKEDSEIDKDGFLINHARVLVGSGKESYEKGKKALQTWKHFGMGWTFVDPATPVETGKKFCICVKEVLPWVMLPLQVVYVDESRKSRKGPAHFGYGSGTLQGHLLAGEERFSIELDGNGQVWYEITSFSKPAHFLSFLGYPYVKLRQKHFARHSSEAVLKHLNAS from the exons ATGGTGTTCTTAAGTTGGGGTCGTCCATCTTCagagcagcagcaacaagttCTCAACAA AACAGGAACCTTCAATTATGACAACAAGTACAGAGGAGCTTCGTCTAAATCTATAGCTAAACTTAAGGAAGACTCAGAGATTGATAAAGATGGATTCTTGATCAATCATGCTCGTGTTTTAGTCGGTTCTGGTAAAGAGAGTTATGAGAAGGGGAAAAAAGCTCTCCAGACTTGGAA GCATTTTGGTATGGGTTGGACATTTGTTGATCCTGCAACTCCAGTTGAAACCGGTAAGAAGTTTTGCATCTGTGTGAAAGAAGTACTTCCATGGGTGATGCTTCCTCTTCAAGTTGTTTATGTCGATGAAAGCCGGAAATCAAGAAAAGGCCCTGCGCATTTCGGTTACGGGAGCGGCACTCTTCAGGGACATTTACTGGCTGGAGAAGAACGGTTTTCAATAGAGCTTGACGGTAATGGTCAAGTTTGGTATGAGATAACGTCCTTCTCTAAGCCAGCTCATTTCTTGTCGTTCCTTGGATATCCTTATGTGAAGCTAAGGCAGAAGCACTTTGCTCGTCATTCTTCTGAAGCAGTGCTCAAACATCTCAATGCTTCGTGA